A window of the Vibrio fluvialis genome harbors these coding sequences:
- a CDS encoding SDR family NAD(P)-dependent oxidoreductase: MKQKTYLVTGGSAGIGLATTRSLLEQGDRVIITGRSAEKLAEVAQSLSGDLHWVVADNGQLSDIQALGDMLQRESWQLDGAVLNAGVYQPNIIGESSEEAFDHTFDINVKGTFFTIQALLPVLSRGASLVVISSLVVEKAFAHSSFYMASKSALEGLMAGMSLDLADRGIRINSVQPGVTATEIQGKSGMDDTQIAELHQWMASTPLGRILMPEDIVPSIRFLLNDGSLGMRHAKLLIDAGMNL, from the coding sequence ATGAAACAGAAAACGTATTTGGTTACCGGTGGTAGCGCCGGAATTGGCTTAGCGACAACCCGATCGCTCCTGGAGCAGGGAGATCGCGTCATTATTACGGGAAGAAGTGCAGAAAAGTTGGCTGAGGTAGCCCAGTCACTCTCCGGAGATTTGCACTGGGTGGTCGCAGACAACGGTCAACTGTCTGATATTCAGGCTCTGGGTGACATGTTGCAACGAGAAAGCTGGCAACTGGATGGCGCGGTATTAAATGCTGGTGTGTATCAGCCCAACATCATCGGCGAATCCAGCGAAGAAGCGTTTGATCACACCTTTGATATCAACGTCAAAGGGACTTTCTTTACGATACAGGCGCTGCTGCCTGTATTAAGCCGTGGCGCGAGCCTGGTGGTGATCTCAAGTCTGGTGGTGGAAAAAGCGTTTGCGCACTCCAGTTTTTATATGGCCAGCAAATCGGCACTCGAAGGCTTGATGGCCGGAATGAGCCTCGATCTGGCAGACAGAGGGATTCGCATCAACTCGGTACAACCGGGAGTGACAGCCACCGAAATTCAAGGTAAATCGGGGATGGACGATACACAAATTGCCGAATTGCATCAGTGGATGGCATCGACGCCGCTAGGGCGTATCTTGATGCCGGAAGATATCGTGCCGTCGATTCGCTTTTTACTCAATGACGGTTCACTGGGTATGCGCCATGCTAAACTGCTGATTGATGCCGGAATGAATCTGTAA
- a CDS encoding trimeric intracellular cation channel family protein — protein MLLSVLYIIGITAEAMTGALSAGRRKMDWFGVMLVASATAIGGGTVRDILLGHYPLGWVKNPEFLAITCIAGVLTTGIYKWVIKLKGLFIRLDALGLIVFSIIGTKIAMGMGHHAMICMVSALVTGVFGGLLRDLICRQQPLVLHDELYASVTLVASGLYLAMLELGVNDVTSTIVTLVVGYTLRMAAVRFKWRLPSFHLETENSLH, from the coding sequence ATGCTTTTGAGTGTTTTATATATTATCGGGATTACCGCGGAAGCCATGACAGGCGCATTAAGCGCAGGCCGACGCAAAATGGATTGGTTTGGAGTCATGCTGGTTGCCAGCGCTACCGCGATTGGCGGTGGCACCGTTAGGGATATTTTGCTGGGTCACTATCCGCTCGGTTGGGTTAAGAATCCGGAGTTTCTGGCGATCACGTGTATCGCTGGTGTCCTGACCACCGGGATCTACAAATGGGTCATAAAACTCAAAGGATTGTTTATTCGTTTGGATGCGCTGGGGCTGATCGTGTTTAGTATCATCGGCACAAAAATCGCCATGGGGATGGGGCATCACGCGATGATCTGTATGGTTTCCGCGCTGGTGACGGGTGTGTTTGGTGGCCTGCTGCGCGATTTAATCTGTCGTCAACAACCGCTGGTGCTGCACGATGAGTTGTACGCCTCGGTGACACTGGTTGCCTCTGGCCTGTATCTGGCGATGTTGGAACTGGGCGTCAATGATGTTACCAGCACCATCGTGACCTTGGTGGTCGGCTATACGCTGCGCATGGCTGCCGTGCGTTTCAAATGGCGTTTGCCATCGTTCCATCTGGAAACGGAAAACTCACTGCACTGA
- a CDS encoding elongation factor P hydroxylase — protein sequence MTHHYTDLITIFNDTFFAPFNTKLELGGDEPIYLPADETVPHHRIVFARGFYASALHEIAHWCVAGPQRRLLEDFGYWYEPDGRTEAVQAQFEKVEVRPQAYEWILSLSAGFPFTVSCDNLNGDFEPDRLAFMRKVHQEVLSILDAGLPQRVSMLSNALRAFYHIAPLAPDQFIVK from the coding sequence ATGACTCACCACTACACAGATTTAATCACCATTTTTAACGATACTTTCTTTGCCCCGTTCAACACTAAGTTAGAACTGGGGGGCGATGAGCCTATTTATCTGCCTGCCGATGAGACAGTGCCGCATCACCGTATCGTTTTCGCACGCGGGTTTTACGCTTCGGCGTTGCATGAGATTGCTCACTGGTGTGTCGCCGGACCACAGCGGCGCCTGCTGGAAGATTTTGGCTACTGGTATGAGCCGGATGGCCGCACCGAAGCGGTTCAGGCGCAGTTTGAGAAAGTGGAAGTTCGCCCGCAGGCGTATGAGTGGATTTTGTCGCTGAGTGCAGGCTTTCCTTTTACGGTCAGTTGTGACAACCTTAACGGCGATTTTGAGCCTGACCGACTGGCGTTTATGCGCAAGGTACATCAAGAAGTACTGAGTATTTTAGACGCAGGACTACCACAGCGGGTGAGCATGCTGTCGAACGCACTGCGTGCTTTCTACCACATTGCCCCACTGGCTCCAGACCAATTTATTGTGAAGTAA
- a CDS encoding YfcL family protein produces the protein MIIEFEEKLLELIDTRIATASDDELFAGGYLRGHISLSAAACEDDGVQDVEELKNRIEQSLEAARSELNPADRVIVSDLWRELAAQA, from the coding sequence ATGATTATTGAATTTGAAGAAAAACTCCTTGAGCTGATTGATACCCGAATTGCAACAGCATCAGACGATGAACTGTTTGCTGGTGGCTATCTGCGTGGTCATATCTCGTTATCGGCAGCGGCGTGTGAAGACGACGGCGTGCAGGACGTGGAAGAGTTGAAAAACCGCATTGAGCAGAGCCTGGAAGCGGCGCGCTCTGAACTGAATCCGGCTGATCGTGTCATTGTTTCTGATCTGTGGCGTGAACTGGCCGCTCAGGCCTGA
- a CDS encoding NADPH-dependent FMN reductase, whose protein sequence is MKVIAFGASTSSTSINKALATYAANLIDGAEVQVLDINNYNVPMFSEDLEKEIGHAEGAQGFLRDLSQADAFVISFAEHNGHYPAAYKNLFDWATRIDREVFKNKPAVYLATSPGPGGAQSVLAAAVGSAPFFAGNVKASVSVPNFYNVFDLEAGKITDEAVNAELKQAVAKLA, encoded by the coding sequence ATGAAAGTTATCGCATTTGGAGCTAGCACTAGCTCAACATCAATCAACAAAGCTTTGGCAACATATGCAGCCAATCTCATCGACGGAGCTGAAGTTCAGGTTCTGGATATCAACAACTACAACGTTCCGATGTTCAGTGAAGATCTGGAAAAAGAGATCGGTCATGCTGAAGGCGCACAGGGCTTCCTGCGCGATTTGTCTCAGGCTGATGCGTTTGTGATTTCTTTCGCCGAGCACAATGGCCACTACCCTGCGGCGTACAAAAACCTGTTTGACTGGGCAACCCGTATCGATCGCGAAGTGTTCAAGAACAAACCTGCCGTTTATCTGGCAACGTCACCGGGCCCAGGTGGTGCGCAATCTGTCTTGGCCGCAGCAGTAGGTTCAGCCCCTTTCTTTGCGGGCAACGTGAAAGCGTCAGTGTCAGTACCCAACTTCTATAACGTCTTTGATCTAGAAGCAGGTAAAATAACGGATGAAGCCGTGAATGCCGAACTGAAACAAGCGGTCGCGAAGCTGGCATAA
- the mnmC gene encoding bifunctional tRNA (5-methylaminomethyl-2-thiouridine)(34)-methyltransferase MnmD/FAD-dependent 5-carboxymethylaminomethyl-2-thiouridine(34) oxidoreductase MnmC: MTSITHAQLGWNEVGTPVSDQFDDVYFSNVNGLEETRYVFLTQNHLPQRWHEYDQRRFVVAETGFGTGLNFLALWQWFDKFRQQNPQATLKSLHFISFEKYPLSKSDLIKAHESWPELADYAKQLHEHYPIAVPECHRIVLADGAVTLDLWFGDIKDCMPKVPVPDHGIVDAWFLDGFAPSKNPEMWNQNLFNGMAKMAKQDCTCATFTSAGFVRRGLIEAGFAMKKVKGFGTKREMIAGALTEKRPDSNIKPWYKLNSLTDVNDVAIIGGGIASAALAKALSERGIHVTLYCEDSEPAQGASGNRQGAVYPLLNGEHQGVSRIFAPAFLYSRQFAEKAAQHIQFDHDWCGVTQLMWDDKSAVKLNKMLNGEFSAELVTKLDAKQTSAMMGLPVSVESVHYPLGGWLCPAQLTQGLLAKLSEEGKLTAYFNHRVTALNWDTKLRLWQLQFAEHQVAHQCVILANGHQFDGFAQTQSLPLGKVKGQVSHIPTNDTLKQLKTVLCYDGYMTPHNPASGTHCIGASYDRDHLDCEFDAAAQIENGARLSHCVTDQAWPAQVDTSGNESRQGIRCVSRDHLPFVGSIGDMEAILNQYQDLVKQSEQDAEPVANYPQLYGLLGLGSRGLSSAPLLAEVLASIICGDPLPLPVDVMETLHPSRMWVRRLRKGKAISEK; this comes from the coding sequence ATGACATCCATTACACACGCGCAGCTCGGCTGGAACGAAGTCGGCACCCCGGTTTCAGACCAGTTTGACGATGTTTATTTCTCCAACGTCAATGGGTTGGAAGAGACCCGCTATGTGTTTCTGACTCAGAATCATCTCCCGCAAAGATGGCATGAATATGACCAGCGCCGTTTTGTTGTCGCAGAGACAGGTTTTGGAACCGGCCTCAACTTCCTCGCCTTATGGCAATGGTTCGACAAGTTTAGACAGCAAAACCCGCAAGCGACACTGAAATCGTTACATTTCATCAGTTTTGAGAAATACCCGCTCAGCAAAAGCGATCTCATCAAAGCTCATGAGTCCTGGCCGGAACTGGCTGACTATGCCAAACAACTGCACGAGCACTACCCGATTGCCGTCCCTGAGTGTCACCGCATCGTGCTGGCAGACGGCGCTGTCACTCTCGATCTCTGGTTTGGTGATATCAAAGACTGCATGCCGAAAGTGCCAGTGCCTGATCACGGTATCGTTGATGCCTGGTTCCTGGATGGGTTTGCGCCGAGCAAAAACCCGGAAATGTGGAATCAGAACCTGTTCAACGGCATGGCTAAAATGGCCAAACAGGATTGTACCTGCGCCACCTTTACCTCGGCGGGTTTCGTCCGCCGCGGCTTAATCGAAGCTGGCTTTGCGATGAAAAAAGTCAAAGGTTTCGGCACCAAACGGGAAATGATTGCTGGCGCTCTGACCGAGAAACGGCCCGACAGTAACATTAAACCCTGGTATAAGCTCAATAGCTTAACTGACGTTAATGATGTCGCGATTATTGGTGGTGGCATTGCCAGTGCTGCGTTGGCCAAAGCACTCAGCGAACGCGGCATTCACGTCACCTTGTATTGCGAAGACAGTGAACCGGCGCAAGGCGCGTCAGGCAATCGTCAGGGCGCAGTGTACCCGCTGCTGAACGGAGAGCACCAAGGCGTCTCGCGCATCTTCGCTCCAGCGTTTCTTTACTCCCGTCAATTCGCGGAGAAAGCGGCGCAGCACATTCAATTTGATCATGACTGGTGCGGCGTCACCCAATTGATGTGGGATGACAAATCAGCAGTCAAACTCAACAAAATGCTCAACGGTGAATTTTCGGCAGAGTTAGTGACCAAACTCGACGCGAAGCAAACTTCAGCGATGATGGGGTTGCCTGTCTCGGTTGAGAGCGTTCATTATCCGTTAGGTGGCTGGTTGTGCCCAGCTCAGTTAACACAAGGTTTGTTAGCGAAGCTGAGCGAGGAAGGAAAATTAACCGCCTATTTCAATCACCGCGTGACTGCGCTGAATTGGGATACGAAGCTACGCTTGTGGCAGTTACAATTTGCCGAACATCAGGTTGCGCATCAGTGTGTGATTTTGGCCAATGGCCATCAGTTTGATGGCTTTGCACAAACTCAATCCCTGCCGCTGGGTAAAGTCAAAGGTCAGGTCAGCCACATTCCGACCAACGATACGCTTAAGCAACTCAAAACCGTATTGTGCTACGACGGCTATATGACGCCGCACAACCCGGCTTCCGGGACACATTGCATTGGCGCCAGCTACGATCGTGATCACCTCGATTGCGAATTTGACGCCGCTGCGCAAATCGAAAATGGCGCACGTTTAAGCCACTGTGTCACCGACCAGGCTTGGCCGGCACAGGTCGACACATCAGGTAACGAATCCCGTCAGGGCATTCGTTGTGTCAGCCGCGATCATCTGCCATTTGTCGGCAGTATTGGTGATATGGAAGCGATCCTCAACCAGTATCAGGATCTGGTAAAACAAAGCGAACAGGATGCCGAACCGGTTGCGAACTATCCGCAACTGTACGGCTTGCTGGGACTCGGCTCTCGCGGCCTGAGCTCCGCACCATTGCTGGCCGAAGTTCTGGCCTCCATCATTTGCGGTGACCCATTACCACTGCCTGTCGATGTGATGGAGACACTGCACCCAAGCCGCATGTGGGTACGACGTCTGCGCAAAGGCAAAGCCATCAGCGAAAAATAA
- the fabB gene encoding beta-ketoacyl-ACP synthase I encodes MKRVVITGMGIVSSIGNNVEEVLASLKAGKSGINASEQFKEQGLRSQVWGDLKINPAEHIDRKQMRFMGDAAAYAYLSMEQAIADAGLTPEQVSNDRTGIIAGSGGASSMNQVVAVDTLREKGVKRVGPYMVPRTMSSTVSACLATPFKIRGVNYSISSACATSAHCIGNAMELIQLGKQDIVFAGGGEELDWSLTMMFDAMGALSTKYNDMPQKASRTYDADRDGFVISGGGGMVVVEELEHALARGAKIYGEIVGYGATSDGYDMVAPSGEGAVRCMQMAMQHVDGVDYVNTHGTSTPVGDVKELGAIQQVFGGNSPAISATKAMTGHALGAAGVHEAIYSTLMLHHGFIAPSINVENLDDAAQGLDIVTEMREQELTTVMSNSFGFGGTNATLVIKKYQG; translated from the coding sequence ATGAAACGAGTCGTAATCACCGGTATGGGTATTGTTTCAAGTATCGGTAACAACGTCGAAGAAGTTTTAGCGTCTCTAAAAGCGGGTAAATCAGGTATCAATGCCTCTGAGCAGTTCAAAGAGCAAGGCCTACGTTCTCAAGTGTGGGGCGACCTGAAGATCAATCCTGCTGAGCACATTGACCGTAAACAGATGCGTTTTATGGGTGATGCTGCGGCGTACGCATACCTATCTATGGAACAAGCTATCGCGGATGCGGGCCTGACTCCAGAGCAAGTATCAAACGATCGTACTGGTATCATCGCCGGCTCAGGCGGTGCGTCTTCTATGAACCAGGTGGTCGCGGTGGATACTCTGCGTGAGAAAGGCGTGAAGCGTGTTGGTCCTTACATGGTACCTCGTACAATGTCTTCGACCGTTTCAGCGTGTCTGGCGACTCCATTTAAAATCCGTGGTGTGAACTACTCAATCAGCTCTGCATGTGCCACTTCTGCGCACTGTATCGGTAACGCGATGGAGCTGATCCAACTGGGCAAACAAGACATCGTTTTTGCAGGCGGCGGTGAAGAGCTGGATTGGTCACTGACCATGATGTTCGACGCGATGGGCGCTCTGTCAACGAAATACAACGACATGCCACAAAAAGCGTCTCGTACTTACGATGCAGACCGCGATGGTTTCGTTATCTCTGGCGGCGGCGGTATGGTCGTGGTTGAGGAACTGGAACACGCTCTGGCTCGTGGTGCGAAAATCTACGGTGAAATCGTAGGTTACGGCGCGACATCTGACGGCTACGACATGGTTGCTCCTTCTGGTGAAGGTGCAGTGCGTTGTATGCAGATGGCAATGCAACACGTTGACGGTGTGGATTACGTGAATACGCACGGTACTTCTACTCCAGTAGGTGACGTGAAAGAGCTTGGCGCGATTCAACAAGTATTCGGCGGCAACAGCCCTGCAATCTCTGCAACTAAGGCGATGACAGGTCACGCTCTGGGTGCGGCGGGTGTACACGAAGCCATTTACTCAACTCTGATGCTGCATCACGGCTTTATTGCACCAAGCATCAACGTTGAAAACCTGGATGACGCAGCGCAAGGTCTGGATATCGTGACAGAAATGCGTGAGCAAGAGTTAACGACAGTCATGTCGAATAGCTTTGGTTTTGGTGGCACTAACGCAACGCTAGTGATCAAAAAGTACCAAGGTTAA
- a CDS encoding 4-phosphoerythronate dehydrogenase, whose amino-acid sequence MKIVIDENMPYAVELFSQLGEVVLKPGRTLTADDLVDVDALMIRSVTKVNEALISKANKLKFVGTATAGMDHVDQALLEERGIFFTAAPGCNKVGVAEYVFSVLMVLSQQQGFSVFDKTVGIIGAGQVGTYLSECLTGMGINVLLNDPPKQAQGDSREFTPLDVLLSESDVITLHTPITREGEWPTHHLIDSTVLNNLRSDQILINAARGPIVDNDALKARLQKADGFTAALDVFEFEPQVDMELLPLLAFATPHVAGYGLEGKARGTTMIFNSYCEFLGNSLWANPSALLPVAPVPEVTLDRAWDEATLLSLTQLIYDVRRDDALFRREIHKPGAFDQMRKQYWDRREYSAITLVGDATCNLEPLAKLGFKIEVTNEPSI is encoded by the coding sequence ATGAAAATTGTGATCGACGAAAACATGCCTTATGCCGTTGAGCTGTTCAGCCAACTGGGTGAGGTGGTACTGAAACCGGGCCGAACCTTAACGGCAGACGACTTGGTGGATGTGGATGCGCTGATGATTCGTTCTGTAACCAAAGTGAACGAGGCGCTGATTAGCAAAGCCAACAAACTGAAATTCGTCGGCACTGCCACTGCAGGTATGGATCATGTTGACCAGGCGTTGCTGGAAGAGCGTGGTATTTTCTTTACGGCTGCACCGGGCTGCAACAAAGTCGGCGTGGCGGAGTACGTGTTCAGCGTGCTGATGGTGCTTTCTCAGCAGCAGGGCTTCTCGGTATTTGATAAAACCGTTGGTATCATTGGCGCCGGGCAGGTGGGGACTTACTTGTCAGAGTGCCTGACCGGGATGGGCATCAATGTGTTGCTCAACGATCCACCCAAGCAAGCGCAAGGCGACAGCCGTGAATTTACGCCGTTGGATGTCCTGTTGAGTGAGTCCGATGTGATCACACTGCACACGCCAATCACCCGCGAAGGTGAGTGGCCAACTCATCATCTGATTGACAGCACTGTGCTGAACAATCTGCGTAGTGACCAAATTCTGATTAACGCCGCTCGTGGTCCGATTGTCGACAACGATGCGCTGAAAGCCCGTCTGCAGAAAGCTGATGGCTTCACTGCGGCTTTGGATGTGTTTGAGTTTGAACCGCAGGTGGATATGGAACTGCTGCCGCTGTTGGCGTTTGCCACTCCGCATGTTGCGGGTTATGGCTTGGAAGGCAAAGCGCGCGGAACCACCATGATTTTTAACAGCTATTGCGAATTCTTAGGAAATTCACTGTGGGCAAATCCGTCAGCATTGTTGCCGGTGGCTCCTGTGCCGGAAGTGACCCTGGACAGAGCCTGGGATGAAGCAACGCTGCTGAGTTTAACGCAACTGATTTATGATGTGCGTCGTGATGACGCTCTGTTCCGTCGCGAAATACACAAACCTGGCGCGTTTGACCAAATGCGTAAACAATATTGGGACAGACGTGAGTATAGCGCGATCACACTCGTTGGCGATGCGACCTGTAATCTGGAGCCGCTGGCGAAATTAGGTTTTAAAATTGAGGTAACGAATGAGCCAAGTATTTAA
- a CDS encoding aspartate-semialdehyde dehydrogenase, with product MSQVFNVAIFGATGAVGETMLEVLQERKFPVGELYLLASERSEGKTYRFNGKTVRVQNVEEFDWSQAHIALFSAGGDLSAQWAPIAADAGVVVIDNTSHFRYDYDIPLVVPEVNPEAIAEFRNRNIIANPNCSTIQMLVALKPIYDAVGIERINVTTYQSVSGAGKAGIDELAGQTAKLLNGIPAENKAFSQQIAFNCIPQIDVFMDNGYTKEEMKMVWETQKIFNDPSIMVNPTCVRVPVFFGHAEALHVETSSPIDAEQVIELLSQTEGVEVFQGEDFPTQVRDAGGKDHVMVGRIRNDISHHSGINMWVVADNVRKGAATNAVQIAEVLIRDYF from the coding sequence ATGAGCCAAGTATTTAATGTTGCAATCTTCGGTGCAACAGGTGCCGTCGGTGAAACGATGTTGGAAGTGCTGCAGGAGCGTAAGTTTCCTGTCGGTGAATTATACCTGCTGGCGAGTGAGCGCAGCGAAGGTAAAACTTACCGTTTCAACGGTAAAACGGTCCGTGTGCAAAACGTGGAAGAGTTTGATTGGTCACAGGCACACATCGCGTTGTTTTCAGCTGGTGGTGACTTGTCTGCACAGTGGGCGCCAATTGCCGCTGATGCGGGTGTAGTGGTGATCGACAACACGTCGCACTTCCGTTACGACTACGATATTCCTCTGGTTGTGCCTGAAGTGAACCCTGAAGCCATTGCTGAGTTCCGTAACCGCAATATCATTGCTAACCCGAATTGTTCGACCATTCAGATGTTGGTCGCATTGAAACCGATTTACGATGCGGTAGGCATTGAGCGTATCAACGTGACGACTTACCAGTCGGTGTCGGGCGCAGGTAAAGCGGGTATTGATGAGCTGGCTGGCCAGACGGCGAAGCTACTTAACGGTATCCCAGCAGAGAATAAAGCCTTCAGTCAGCAAATTGCGTTTAACTGTATTCCACAAATCGATGTGTTTATGGATAACGGTTACACCAAAGAAGAGATGAAGATGGTTTGGGAAACTCAAAAAATCTTCAACGATCCTTCAATTATGGTCAACCCAACGTGTGTGCGTGTGCCAGTGTTCTTTGGTCACGCGGAAGCGCTGCATGTTGAAACCAGCTCTCCGATTGATGCCGAACAGGTGATTGAACTGCTGTCACAAACGGAAGGTGTAGAAGTGTTCCAAGGTGAAGATTTCCCGACTCAGGTACGTGATGCTGGTGGTAAAGATCATGTAATGGTTGGCCGTATCCGTAACGACATCAGCCACCATAGCGGTATCAACATGTGGGTTGTGGCGGATAACGTTCGCAAAGGCGCTGCGACTAACGCGGTGCAGATTGCCGAAGTGTTGATTCGTGATTACTTCTAA
- the fcrX gene encoding ferric iron uptake transcriptional regulator FcrX, whose translation MSDNNQALKDAGLKVTLPRLKILEVLQQPECQHISAEELYKKLIDLGEEIGLATVYRVLNQFDDAGIVTRHHFEGGKSVFELSTQHHHDHLVCLDCGEVIEFSDDLIEQRQKEIASQYNVQLTNHSLYLYGKCADGSCKDNPDAHKSKK comes from the coding sequence ATGTCAGACAATAACCAAGCGCTAAAGGATGCTGGTCTTAAAGTTACCCTTCCACGGCTAAAGATTTTAGAAGTATTACAGCAGCCTGAGTGCCAACATATTAGTGCTGAAGAGCTGTACAAAAAGCTGATTGATCTCGGTGAAGAGATTGGCCTTGCGACAGTTTATCGAGTCCTAAACCAATTTGATGATGCCGGTATCGTGACACGCCATCACTTTGAAGGCGGCAAATCAGTATTCGAACTGTCGACTCAGCATCACCATGATCACCTGGTGTGCCTCGACTGTGGTGAAGTGATTGAATTCTCAGATGACCTGATCGAACAGCGTCAAAAAGAGATTGCTTCACAATACAACGTACAACTGACCAACCACAGTTTGTACCTGTACGGCAAATGCGCGGACGGCAGTTGTAAAGACAACCCAGACGCTCATAAGTCGAAGAAATAA
- a CDS encoding DUF4442 domain-containing protein, whose amino-acid sequence MNKTLAKLYKPNIVKWALNSWPPFWGAGIKIESISEDFREARMRLKLRWWNKNANRSQYGGSIFSLTDPVYSLMLMGILGEQYYVWDKEASINFIKPGHTDLYAEFLIPQQQLDAILSATACGDKCFPEFIIHVKNAHGEVVSEVHRKLYVRKKPKFREADDSAEGSELVDSQSMS is encoded by the coding sequence ATGAATAAAACTCTGGCAAAGCTATATAAACCAAATATTGTGAAGTGGGCGCTGAATAGCTGGCCGCCGTTCTGGGGGGCGGGGATTAAGATTGAATCCATCAGTGAAGATTTTCGTGAAGCGCGCATGCGCCTCAAGTTGCGCTGGTGGAATAAAAATGCGAACCGCTCGCAATATGGCGGCAGCATTTTCTCTCTGACTGACCCGGTTTACTCGTTGATGCTCATGGGCATTTTAGGCGAGCAATACTATGTGTGGGACAAAGAGGCCAGCATTAACTTTATCAAACCCGGCCACACCGATTTATATGCTGAGTTTCTGATTCCTCAGCAGCAGTTGGACGCGATTCTGAGCGCCACCGCTTGCGGGGATAAATGTTTCCCAGAGTTCATCATCCATGTGAAAAATGCCCATGGTGAAGTGGTGTCTGAAGTACATCGCAAGCTGTATGTGCGCAAGAAACCGAAGTTTCGTGAAGCTGACGACAGCGCAGAGGGCAGTGAACTGGTTGACTCTCAGTCGATGTCCTGA